One genomic segment of Burkholderiaceae bacterium includes these proteins:
- a CDS encoding acyl-CoA dehydrogenase family protein encodes MDFALSPPAQVLLPQVQRFMQDLVLPSHRDWRRWAEAGVYPLDVVEPLKARARAAGLWNLFLPELRDDEPGTRLTNLDYAPLAESMGRVPWASEVFNCSAPDTGNIELLHRFATPAQRTRWLDPLLQGQIRSCFAMSEPDVASSDPTNLGTRIARDGDGYVLNGRKWFTTGAAHPLCRLAIVMGVSDAAPDAPAHRRHSLLLVSMDAPGVQVVRNIPVMQHQAIEGHCEIVLRDVRVPADQRLGAEGEGFAMAQARLGPGRVHHAMRTIGQCELALELMAERALERMAFGRHLSDFANVQDWIAWSRVEIDQARLLVLHAAWRMDTAGNPAARVDVSAIKLVAARLQTRVLDRAMQVFGAAGLTPDTPLAGLWSWGRALRFMDGPDEVHLRAIARQELARSRAHRGENVLHLQRWMPPEGGLDDG; translated from the coding sequence ATGGACTTTGCCCTTTCCCCGCCCGCGCAGGTGCTGCTGCCGCAGGTGCAGCGCTTCATGCAGGACCTGGTGCTGCCCTCGCACCGCGACTGGCGCCGCTGGGCCGAGGCCGGGGTCTACCCGCTGGACGTGGTCGAGCCGCTGAAGGCCCGGGCCCGCGCCGCCGGGCTGTGGAACCTGTTTTTGCCCGAGCTGCGCGACGACGAGCCCGGCACGCGCCTGACCAACCTGGACTACGCGCCGCTGGCCGAGTCGATGGGCCGCGTGCCCTGGGCCAGCGAGGTGTTCAACTGCAGCGCGCCCGACACCGGCAACATCGAGCTGCTGCACCGCTTTGCCACGCCGGCGCAGCGCACCCGGTGGCTCGATCCGCTGCTGCAGGGGCAGATCCGCTCGTGCTTTGCCATGAGCGAGCCCGACGTGGCCTCGTCCGATCCGACCAACCTGGGCACGCGCATCGCCCGCGACGGCGACGGCTACGTGCTGAACGGGCGCAAGTGGTTCACCACCGGCGCGGCGCACCCGCTGTGCCGCCTGGCGATCGTGATGGGCGTGTCGGACGCCGCGCCCGATGCGCCCGCGCACCGGCGCCACAGCCTGCTGCTGGTGTCCATGGACGCGCCGGGCGTGCAGGTGGTGCGCAACATCCCGGTGATGCAGCACCAGGCCATCGAGGGGCACTGCGAGATCGTGCTGCGCGACGTGCGCGTGCCGGCCGACCAGCGGCTGGGCGCCGAGGGCGAGGGCTTTGCCATGGCCCAGGCGCGCCTGGGGCCGGGGCGCGTGCACCACGCCATGCGCACCATCGGCCAGTGCGAGCTGGCGCTGGAGTTGATGGCCGAGCGCGCGCTGGAGCGCATGGCCTTTGGCCGGCACCTGTCGGACTTTGCCAACGTGCAGGACTGGATCGCCTGGAGCCGCGTCGAGATCGACCAGGCGCGCCTGCTGGTGCTGCATGCGGCCTGGCGCATGGACACGGCGGGCAACCCGGCCGCCCGCGTCGACGTGTCGGCCATCAAGCTGGTGGCCGCGCGGCTGCAGACGCGCGTGCTCGACCGCGCCATGCAGGTGTTCGGCGCCGCCGGCCTGACGCCCGACACGCCGCTGGCCGGCCTGTGGAGCTGGGGCCGCGCGCTGCGCTTCATGGACGGGCCCGACGAGGTGCACCTGCGCGCCATCGCGCGCCAGGAGCTGGCCCGCAGCCGCGCGCACCGGGGCGAGAACGTGCTGCACCTGCAGCGCTGGATGCCGCCCGAGGGCGGACTGGACGATGGCTGA
- a CDS encoding NAD-dependent epimerase/dehydratase family protein, protein MPSIQSPLGALPARFRRPRVLVVGCGDVGTRAARLLLPRVRVLALVRSAGEAARLRALGITPLAGELDDAASLQRLAGLAHRVLHLVPPPGGMPHDARTRALLRALAQRSAPQALVYGSTTGVYGDCAGALVRETRPIRPQTRRAQARAAAEGWVRGFGRAVGARVSILRIPGIYAPGRAGGARERLLKGTPVLAPADDVYTGHIHADDLARACVLALWRGRPQRVINAGDDSRLKMGAYYDLAAELYGLPRPPRVSRAAAGDALSPMMLSFMGESRRIDNTRLKRELRLRLRYPGPDTGLLS, encoded by the coding sequence TTGCCCTCAATTCAGAGCCCTCTCGGCGCGCTGCCGGCGCGCTTTCGGCGCCCGCGCGTGCTCGTCGTCGGCTGCGGCGACGTGGGCACGCGCGCGGCCCGCCTGCTGCTGCCGCGCGTGCGCGTGCTGGCGCTGGTGCGCTCGGCCGGCGAGGCGGCCCGCCTGCGCGCGCTCGGCATCACGCCGCTGGCGGGCGAGCTGGACGACGCGGCCAGCCTGCAACGCCTGGCCGGCCTGGCGCATCGCGTGCTGCATCTGGTGCCACCGCCCGGCGGCATGCCGCACGATGCGCGCACGCGCGCGCTGCTGCGGGCCCTGGCGCAGCGCAGCGCGCCGCAGGCGCTGGTGTATGGCTCGACCACCGGCGTGTACGGCGACTGCGCGGGCGCCCTGGTGCGCGAGACGCGGCCCATTCGCCCGCAAACGCGGCGCGCGCAGGCGCGTGCCGCGGCGGAGGGCTGGGTGCGGGGCTTCGGCCGCGCCGTGGGCGCGCGCGTCAGCATCCTGCGCATCCCCGGCATCTACGCGCCCGGCCGCGCGGGCGGCGCGCGCGAGCGGCTGCTCAAGGGCACGCCGGTGCTGGCGCCCGCGGACGACGTCTACACCGGCCACATCCACGCCGACGACCTGGCGCGCGCCTGCGTGCTGGCGCTGTGGCGCGGCCGGCCGCAACGGGTCATTAACGCCGGCGATGACAGCCGGCTGAAGATGGGCGCGTACTACGACCTGGCGGCCGAGCTGTACGGCCTGCCGCGCCCGCCGCGCGTGAGCCGTGCGGCGGCCGGCGATGCCTTGTCGCCCATGATGCTCAGCTTCATGGGCGAGTCGCGCCGCATCGACAACACGCGCCTCAAGCGCGAGCTGCGCCTGCGCCTGCGCTACCCGGGGCCGGACACCGGTTTGCTCTCATAA
- a CDS encoding VOC family protein, giving the protein MTRPFQVLGIQQIAIGGLDKKRLQTLWVDMLGLTPTGTFRSERENVDEDICAMGRGAFKVEVDLMQPFDADKKPAVHATPLNHVGLWIDDLPRAVEWLTARGVRFAPGGIRKGAAGHDITFLHPRASDEFPIAGEGVLIELVQAPPEVIAAYAALPRD; this is encoded by the coding sequence ATGACCCGTCCCTTCCAAGTTCTCGGCATCCAGCAGATCGCCATCGGCGGACTGGACAAGAAGCGCCTGCAGACCCTGTGGGTGGACATGCTGGGCCTGACGCCCACCGGCACGTTTCGCAGCGAGCGCGAGAACGTCGACGAGGACATCTGCGCCATGGGCCGCGGCGCGTTCAAGGTCGAGGTCGACCTGATGCAGCCCTTCGATGCCGACAAGAAGCCGGCCGTGCACGCCACGCCGCTCAACCACGTGGGGCTGTGGATCGACGACCTGCCGCGGGCGGTCGAGTGGCTGACCGCGCGCGGCGTGCGCTTTGCACCGGGCGGCATCCGCAAGGGCGCCGCCGGCCACGACATCACGTTTTTGCACCCGCGCGCCAGCGACGAGTTTCCGATCGCCGGCGAAGGGGTGCTGATCGAGCTGGTGCAGGCGCCGCCCGAGGTGATCGCCGCTTACGCGGCGCTGCCGCGCGATTGA